A section of the Humulus lupulus chromosome 2, drHumLupu1.1, whole genome shotgun sequence genome encodes:
- the LOC133814308 gene encoding uncharacterized protein LOC133814308, translating to MEDHRQANCNVIGELIKSKYMSIKRVHTPHDIINDMLDDFGVSMGYQKALREREKALELARGNQDDSYQKLPIYLHMLEVSNPGTITHLVTDNTDHFKYMYLAFANSIKGWKHCRPVIVIDGTYLKTSFGGTLFTASTMDANNNIFPLAFGIGDSENDSSWLWFFTKLKETYGEREGMAIISDRHKSIENAIDDVYPKTFHGACIFHLLNNIKVNFGVHGEDLNLNFVKAAKAYRVQSFEHYMHEIDKIDTCIRPYLQKIGYSTWSRCHAPTRRYTMMTSNIAESINAALKAARTLPITTMMEGLRSLVKKWAWKNGNEANRTFTQVTTDTETVLRENFIRAIKFQVFPVNTILYQVVVEQKGNFLVNLMEKTCECKRF from the exons ATGGAAGACCACAGGCAGGCTAATTGCAATGTCATTGGGGaactaataaaatcaaaatacatGTCAATAAAGAGAGTACACACACCACATGACATAATCAACGACATGCTAGATGATTTTGGTGTTTCAATGGGGTACCAAAAAGccttgagagaaagagaaaaagctTTAGAATTGGCAAGGGGAAACCAAGATGATTCATACCAAAAACTTCCCATCTACCTTCACATGTTAGAAGTCtcgaacccaggtacaattacacACCTGGTTACAGACAATACAGATCACTTCAAATATATGTACCTAGCATTTGCAAATTCCATCAAAGGATGGAAACACTGTAGGCCAGTCATTGTGATAGATGGAACTTACTTGAAGACATCATTTGGGGGaactttattcactgcttcaacaaTGGATGCTAACAACAACATATTTCCATTAGCCTTTGGAATAGGAGACTCTGAAAATGATTCATCATGGTTATGGTTTTTCACAAAGCTAAAGGAGACATATGGAGAAAGAGAAG GTATGGCAATCATTTcagacaggcataaaagcatagAAAATGCTATAGACGATGTATACCCAAAAACTTTCCATGGAGCATGCATATTCCACCTGTTAAACAACATCAAAGTCAATTTCGGTGTCCATGGGGAGGACCTAAACCTAAACTTTGTCAAAGCAGCAAAGGCATACAGGGTACAATCATTTGAGCACTACATGCATGAAATAGACAAGATTGACACATGCATAAGACCATATTTACAAAAAATTGGATATTCAACTTGGTCTAGATGCCATGCTCCAACAAGAAGATATACAATGATGACATCAAATATAGCTGAATCAATAAATGCTGCATTGAAAGCTGCAAGAACGCTGCCAATCACTACAATGATGGAGGGCCTTCGAAGTTTAGTTAAAAAATGGGCATGGAAAAATGGTAACGAAGCAAACAGAACATTCACACAAGTAACAACAGATACTGAAACTGTGCTTAGAGAAAACTTTATTCGTGCCATTAAATTTCAG GTCTTCCCAGTAAACACTATACTGTACCAAGTTGTGGTTGAACAGAAAGGAAATTTTTTGGTCAACCTAATGGAGAAAACATGTGAATGCAAAAGGTTCTAA